The sequence below is a genomic window from Lolium perenne isolate Kyuss_39 chromosome 7, Kyuss_2.0, whole genome shotgun sequence.
AGTGGGTTCTTCACTCAGGGTTAATATCACCATTCAGATAAGGTAAATGTTACATTTATGTCATACATATCATTCAGAATACAGAAACATCACAAGCTCTTTCCCGAGGCCATGACATAAACCTCCAGGCAACAAAAAGTATGCAGCAACATCATTTCATGTACCTATGCAGAAACTTGCGGTGGAAATCACTTCTGATGGTATCATTGATGAACCGTTTTGGTGTCTTGGTCTCTccacgagcctggttcttgaaTACAACATCATCATCCCACCTGTGAAGGACACATATAAAGAGCAGGATTATGGTCACCATAAAGCAAGGCAACATTCTTAGAAAAAAGGCAATAATACGACACAAAAAAGAACAATATTGTTTTAACCTTCTCTTCACATTGAAGGAGCCAGCATTATTCATGTTGATCAGCGGGTTTCCTCGCATCAGCTCAGCCTCCTTCAGCTTGGCCTCTTCTTCTGCTTGCTGGCGGTCCTGCAGAAAACACAGGGGCATAGAACTTAAAATTAACCATTTAAACCTAAAGAAAAAAAGCGTACCTCAAAATGATTATAGAGAGAAGAAAACACAAACCTTCCTAAGCTTATCCTCAGCTCTTTCTTTTTTGATCCTTTCGAGCTCTGCCATTAGAGCCTCAgtgtcatcatcgtcatcatcatcatcactgcaTAAAAGTTGCAATTTGATGAGTAAGAGCTAGAATAAACTGAAATGATCAGTTTAAGTACCAAAAAAGGGCCCAAATAAGCAGCCGTGTCCCAAAATAACTCAAGaccctcaacaaaatgttgaaaCAGTTTGTGCCCCATTCTTTTTTCCATTTTACAATTTGCTGTAAACACGTCCCGACTAGAATGAACTAAGCATGGTCAGGAGTGTATGAAAACGAATCACCCAAATACGAAAATTTATGGTAGATATTACGTATAACACGGAAAGAACCATTTCAGCTCCAATCCATTTATTAATGCAGTTAGAagatttactccctccgtcccaaaataagtGACTCAGCTTTGCCTGATACGAATGTATATAGACGCATTGTAGTTATAGATCCatccgtatctagaaaaagttgagacatttattttgggacggagggagtcccAGTTAATCCCATCCATGCAACATCAAGAAGAGTCTCATCTGTAATTGTACTAGCATGATTTATTAAATACCGAGCAAGATATAAACAGACCTTTCATCGTCACTTCTGGGCTCCACGTCAGAGTCATCTGCATCAATTTCCCGTGGAACTATCTTGTCCTCATCCCGTTTTGAACCTGCAATTGCCAGAAGAACAGAGCAAGTAAATCATCATGCTGCCTTCAACACACGCAAACACTAAACAGATTTTGCTATAGCATTAGTTTCACCGACCTTCTAAGAGCAGGCCTGAACTTTTTCGCCGGTCCCTCTCGTCTGCAAGGAGAAAGAGGTTGAACTTATCGCTTACAATTCACATATGTGGTAACAGCAAAAGACAAACATCACAGAAGAGAATTTATTGCAAGCACGAAAGCGCAATATAGACCCGGAGGTTTTACCAACATAGGACTTATCCTTGGACGAGAAGTGCTTGCGCTCGCGCTCCTCAAGTTCATCCCTGAGATTCCTCTTCTGCACCTCCTCTTGAGTTTGCTGCCCCTCTTTCCTGCACATAAGAGGGCGAAGGTCAGTACATACCGAGAGGAAGATATCTGAGGAAGTCACTAAAACTGCCGGCCAACTTCACTCGGGGTTTGTCTAGGTCAATAAACAAAACAATCGCGTGAAGGCTGAAGTATTAGTTAGCTGTATGTGCTTTAAGTTGATTCTGGCCAAATAGTAAACCCCAGATGAGGAACATATGTACTCCTCCTCTAAAGAGGAGACGACATGGTTCCTGCTCTACATGGCTAGCGTGGCTCTGTACAGATGAAGAGAGTATTATAACATGTTGGATACAGCGAGGATCCCTGCCTCCTCCATGGCCATCAGTTCCTCTCTTGCTCGTTGGACCAGGGACAGGACGCGCACCGTTCCGAGCATTCGTGGAGGAAAGGGTGTGCAGAGTACATCAGAACCAGGAGCTCCTGTTCTATTCTTCTTTGGCTGTACAAACCAAGATAATGATTTTTTGTGCAAGGAATTCTGGCTAAGCCGTGCCCAGGAGCAGGGGGTGCTGTCCCTTGAAAAGGGTGGTGGTTTCTTCGCTGCTTTTCCTAGGGATCAACCTCATCAGGTCTATGTGCAAGCCAAAACAAGGGAGCAGCGCGGCGCAAGAGTGCTGAACATGCTATCCTCTGAGGAGGCCGCGACATGCGTTGCTGGTTAGTCTATCCACCACAGAATGCCCGCTGACGTTACAGCTGCGTTGCAAGGAGTTTTACGCCAACAGGGTGGTCTTCCAGTAGAAGATGTTGAGGTGTGGCCGACGAAACTGAGAATATGTGGTGGATTTATCGCCGAGACCTGGTCATAATTGGGATGCATGTCGAACTTGCACGGAGTATTATGTTTCCAAGGAAAGTAAGCGCGTGGGTTTGTTGCTCTGTGTAGAAATCGGCCTACTCCTAAAAACCTTGAACCAGGTAGCAGCAAGTGCGTTTGCAGACGATGGTGGAGCAAAGTGAGTTTACCGGCCAATTCATTCATGCTCTGAAGAGATGCAAAACAACTAGAGAGTAGGCGGTATACCAGCCCCAGCTTGGGGCGAGGTAAGAGAGCTGGTGGTGGGCGTCTGTCCGTAGCAATTTCTACCGCACACAGCTGAAGAGCACGTCCAGCCACCACGGTCTGAACCCGGTG
It includes:
- the LOC127311673 gene encoding uncharacterized protein, producing MTTAARPTWAPAKGGNEQGGTRIFGPSGKYSSRDLAAHTSLKPRKEGQQTQEEVQKRNLRDELEERERKHFSSKDKSYVDERDRRKSSGLLLEGSKRDEDKIVPREIDADDSDVEPRSDDESDDDDDDDDTEALMAELERIKKERAEDKLRKDRQQAEEEAKLKEAELMRGNPLINMNNAGSFNVKRRWDDDVVFKNQARGETKTPKRFINDTIRSDFHRKFLHRYMK